The genomic stretch AAATACATTTATTTAGACTGGATTAGACAACAAACCACAACAAACTGATCAAGATTTAGTTCATGGACTACTGGTTGATTTAGATTTTAATGAAAACAAATTATTGTAAACAATACTGCATCAACAATTTAGTGACAAATTTTTCTGTGGGGATAATTAATAATGACcttgtttattatttttttgacatttatatctatacctaatactAAAGAGGCTATATCTCTATCTAATACTAAAGAGGCAAGAACTATTTTGGATGATCTAAAATCTAGATTTGGCAGCCTAGATACTACATAGAGATATGATACTTCACCTTGTGTGACACAGAAAAAGGAatcctaattttttttcttaGGTGGGGTATGATTACATAAGGTAAACATGATATGATAAGCAAGGGAGATCAGACAAAAAAATATCAGACTAAAAAATTAGCTAAAATTTTGTCTATTTAACATCTTAGTGATAGAAATATTTATCTATTGATAGAATTATGTATTAGAAAAGAAAAGACAAAAAACACAAAAAGGAGGCATGGGACACCATAATTTAGGAGCAGGAGTAGCACTTGATATGTTACATATGGAACACTACCGAACTATAAACGGGAGAAAAAAACGGAAGAAGAGACGGAAACGAAAAAGGAAGCGGTGGAGCCTGAGCTGGTGGTGTCCGAGCTCAAAATGGCAATGGGTACCCGAAACCCGAGTACCCGACGGGTTTTACCCGATAAGAATGCGGGTATGGAATAGATTTTGTACCCGCGGGTACGTTATTGGGTGAAATCCTTTACCCATCGGGTATGGCGGGTACGGGTGTGGAATAGTAGTACCCATACCCGCGTACCCGTGGGTAAGAAATACCCGCAAAATGAGTAAGCAACCTAAGCAATTTAGCCCATATAGCCCATGAACTGATTGGCTGAACGTGGGAAGCGTTGAGCGGTTGGTGTGCTATTAGTGCTGCTATTAATTTGCTGGAAGTTGTTATGTTTAATTTCCTAGAAGTTGAGATATTTAACTTGCTAAAAGTTGTTATATTTCTATTGAACTCGGGTATATTTTCGGGTATGGAATACCCGTCGGGTAAGAATTACCCATCGGGTGCGGGTACGGAATGAATTTCTTACCCGTCTGCTTTCGCGGGTAACCCGATGGAATAGTTTTTTGATCTGGCGGGTGCGGGTACGGGTGGCCAGTACCCACCGGGTATGTACCCGTTGCCATTCCTAGTCCGAGCAGGTAGCAGCGTAGCGGGAGGCAGCAGGAGACAGACGAAAATAATTTCAGACCAAAAAATAAGCAGAAATTTTACCTCTTTAGTATTAGagaagatatagatatagatatagatatagatatagatatagatatagatataaaagATCTTAAATGTACAATTTGAGGTGTACGGATGCAAGATTCATCAATGTCGATCTCTCATATAATTGGAACTTGGCGAACTGGCATAGAAAACAAGGAGACGGGATCTTAGTGGTTTTTTTATGACAATCTGGGGTGTCGTGGCTTTGTTCAAGGTTACTCTTTATTGTTTTTTTTGTGCTTCTTAAAATCCAAAATAGTTCATTTTCAACATGCGGGGCGAGGTTTTTCTAAATAGACGGTTAGGGATCGCTCCACTGACCGCACCGGATTCGCCCGCGTCAAGAGGGATACTCGACGCCCTGCGTACTGGGACTTTGTCGTCGAGCGAGGTGGAGGGCCTAAACACGCTGTTCCCAGCGTTTAACAGGCGCGCGCGTGATCTCTTCCAGAAGGACTCGTAGGATGCAACGTTGAGTGTATTATGGTTGACCCATTTATGTAATATCGGCCCACAGAACTCTTTGCTAGGTCGGTTCAGCTAGTGACCACCTAGCGCGCTTGTTGCGCGTTGATTGTATTATAAACTCTTTTTTCTTAATAGAATGATACGCAGATGTcctgcgtattcgagaaaaaaaaacatgttttATATTTTTCCACTGCTTCAGTTTAGATATACGTCGTTTTACGTACGCGGTGGAAGGGATGGGGTTGAGCACACCATGCCGGCATGCGTGGGTACGTACGTGTCAGGTCGCCTCACACGCGTTGCGCAGCGCGATACCCCGGGCTTCACCGCCTGCCACGTCACCCTCTGATGGCCATCGTTTTTATTGCCCGCCTCGCGCTATCGTGCTCCGGCATCTCACCCAAAGCATCAACCAGAAGCTTGCACAACCCCCCCGAGATCGAGTCCGGTGCGCGTGTGTGTCATGGCGTCCATGCAGCAGAAGAGCCGCGAGCGCGAGGAGCGCGCGCGGTCCGCGGCGCAGAAGGCGGCCGACGAGCTCGCCGCGTCAAGGCGGGAGGAGGTCCAGCAGGTCCACGAGGAGGCCACCACGCCCATCAgcccccgcggcggcggcatcCTGAGCAGCGTGCAggagaaggcggcggcggcgatagAGCGCGCCAAGGAGTACGCGGTGGAGAAGAAAGAGGGCGCGCGGCAGGCGCTCGCGGGCGACGCCGTGGGGAGGAAGGGCGAGACGGACGAGTCGGCGTGGCAGCAGGGGCAGGACGTGCGGCGGCGCGCCGCCGAGAAGGCCCAGGAGGAGGCGCGGCGGCGCGTGCGCGAGCCATCCGAGGAGGAGAAGTACGTACACGCTAGTACTCATCCGTTTCTTCTACCGCATCTGCAattctgcatgcatgcatgcttgtgtCGCGCGTGACTCTCTTCTGGATTTTTGGACTGCGTGCGTGCAGGGGCCGGGCGGCGACGGAGAACATCTACGGGAAGGGGAAGGGCGCGACGGGCGCGTTCGGGGAGAAGATGGTGATGCCGACGGACGTGGTAGAGAGGAAACGGGCTGAGGCGGCGGCCGGTGGCGGGGACGGGGAGGCAGCTGCGGcatcgccgccggcgccggggaTCGGGGACGACGACGTGATGCTGCGGGTGAAGGAGGCGGACCAGATGACGGGGCAGGCGTTCAACGACGTCGGCCCCATGGGCGAAGAGGGCACTGGCATGCCACGGCGACGGCGCTAAGCTACCAACCTGCCTGCATATGCAGAGACCTGAGGAGGCGGCTGGGCGTTTCCATTCCAAGGCTgagaggcgaggcgaggcgagcaAAGTAGCTAGACAAGTACTAGTCCAGAATACGTCGATCGGCGTCGTGTAGCGGACGTATTTTACTGTTGTCAGCAGAGACGTACGTACCATCAGGCAGCGAATTCAAAAGTGTTACTGATCATGTTTGTCTACAAACGCGTTACATATACTCGTGGTTGTCTACACACAACAGACGCGTCATTATCGGCATACATACTACGCGGTGAgtgttaatatatatatatagcgttAAACCCTACACAGGTCTATCAAGGAACACGAGCATGTTATTACGCGGCCAATGAGAATCACTGCTACAGAAGTAACTATCAATACTACCGGTTGTTGACGCTGCTGGTTGCATCCAAACCAGCTAGCAGCAATGGTAAATTCGCTTATCATTAGGTGGTGAACAGTGGATTATCACTGTGAGATAGGTATTGATAGTGAATTATTACTATCAGATATTATTGAACTTTAGCAGTGTGATCGGTTTGCAACTAGAGCCAACAGTAggcgttttttttttctctcaatcTGCTAGTGGGCGGCTCCCCTTTGAGCGTCTGCTAGAGCTGCCATCCCTTTAATTTTGATCTGGACTCATGTTTTGGCAATTCTCTTAACCGCTTacagaattttttttttctttcaaacTGATAGAAATTTTCTAAGAATGATCCTAACAATCTATAACTACACAGCTAGAGATGATCTAAGTTTGTCCCTATAGATAGTACAATCATGTATCTTGAATCAAGTCAATCACTACTTAATTTAGATCCGTGAAATAAAATATTCTATAAATATAGATGCTATACAAGCATCCAACCTCCATATTCATCAAATGAACAATGATTATATATCAATGCAGCC from Sorghum bicolor cultivar BTx623 chromosome 3, Sorghum_bicolor_NCBIv3, whole genome shotgun sequence encodes the following:
- the LOC8054663 gene encoding embryonic protein DC-8, with the protein product MASMQQKSREREERARSAAQKAADELAASRREEVQQVHEEATTPISPRGGGILSSVQEKAAAAIERAKEYAVEKKEGARQALAGDAVGRKGETDESAWQQGQDVRRRAAEKAQEEARRRVREPSEEEKGRAATENIYGKGKGATGAFGEKMVMPTDVVERKRAEAAAGGGDGEAAAASPPAPGIGDDDVMLRVKEADQMTGQAFNDVGPMGEEGTGMPRRRR